One Granulicella sp. 5B5 DNA window includes the following coding sequences:
- a CDS encoding TonB-dependent receptor gives MPLAALFTGTAHAQVDLAGLNGTVSDPSGSRVLAAHITATQTATGLHRDTVSSATGTYDIPNLPIGSYRLTISAPGFQDHIYDNLQLTVGHTSTIDVRLGIASAPQVVTVEDTQADFDKSSDALDARTEPAQLKQLPLNGRNWSTLTALVPGAVDTGGSNQRTIRFAGKGLDDNAVTLDGIDATNVVNQAQQPFVRVAIPIDSIAEFQIDTMLFTAEKGVSPGGQIAVVTKTGSNQLHGSLFEYLRNDIFDARQPDDTFDASKPPFRLNQFGGSLGGPIVHDRSFYFFAYEGLRQTLGQTLPGFVPTDTFKAQVAAASPALVPVLNAYPKGTLPVTGSTQIAEFVGSGRQLDHEDSAILRLDQHFSQRNSAFLRFSFDAAVSDAPLSEGGSYLNDRQQISSRPVNGELEFLHIFSPTLINETRFGFNRGNVYTTNQSALNLATAVAVSGFTTLANNEYKVGVGNTFSYIDNLTLVHNTQTFKVGVEVRRIQLNQGNTANGTATFSSTASFLANSVSSASYANALPTNGLRKTEVYSYAQDEWKLRPNLTFNLGVRYTFFNLFHEVFGKAVPFDFATCGPQGFCGAGASFGNPNTLDIDPRVSFTWSPLALRNNTVLRGGFGLYHGDGQLDDQNLPTNNEVGQYSLSLKSTPALAFPITPFLNGPGTVSARDDDRTRKDSYFTEWGLSVQQALPSHFVNTLSYVGSKGTYLLTTSYVNLIDPATGLRPYPAFGQIQWRGNINNSSYQALVDGLQRNFTHGLLVRANYTWSHEIDQDAAGGGDSDYPQNPACLPCERASGDFDVRQVFSANVVYDLPFGPGRTYLSPSASAPFGQRAAAAVLGNWTISPIVTDRTGLPVNVTEDRSSSSVATGYTTSQRPNIVPGVSLTPPGGHRISGWINPAAFTLVTGSGYGDAPRNIARGPSLWQADLALSKIIPLKELAQLEFRGEFFNLFNRAQYGLPLADVSTSTFGQIIATVNTGPVGTGTPRQVQFALRLRF, from the coding sequence TTGCCACTCGCTGCTCTCTTCACCGGCACCGCTCACGCGCAAGTCGACCTCGCCGGCCTCAACGGCACCGTCAGCGACCCCTCCGGCAGCCGCGTCCTAGCAGCCCACATCACGGCCACGCAAACCGCCACCGGCCTGCATCGCGACACAGTCAGTTCCGCCACCGGCACCTACGACATCCCCAATCTCCCCATCGGCTCCTACCGCCTCACCATCTCCGCCCCTGGGTTTCAAGACCACATCTACGACAATCTGCAACTGACCGTCGGCCACACCAGCACCATCGACGTCCGTCTCGGCATCGCAAGCGCCCCGCAGGTCGTCACCGTCGAAGACACCCAGGCCGACTTCGACAAAAGCTCCGACGCCCTCGACGCCCGCACCGAACCCGCGCAACTCAAGCAGCTTCCGCTCAACGGCCGCAACTGGTCCACCCTCACCGCTCTCGTCCCCGGCGCGGTCGACACCGGCGGCAGCAATCAGCGCACCATCCGCTTCGCCGGCAAAGGCCTCGACGACAACGCCGTCACCCTCGACGGCATCGACGCCACCAACGTCGTCAACCAGGCGCAGCAACCCTTCGTCCGCGTCGCCATCCCCATCGACTCCATCGCCGAATTCCAGATCGACACCATGCTCTTCACCGCCGAAAAGGGCGTCTCACCCGGCGGCCAGATCGCCGTCGTCACTAAGACCGGCTCCAACCAGCTCCACGGCAGCCTCTTCGAGTACCTCCGCAACGACATCTTCGACGCCCGCCAGCCCGACGACACATTCGACGCCAGCAAACCGCCCTTCCGCCTCAACCAATTCGGCGGCTCTCTCGGCGGACCCATCGTGCACGACCGCAGCTTCTACTTCTTCGCCTACGAAGGCCTCCGCCAGACACTCGGCCAAACGCTCCCCGGCTTCGTCCCCACCGACACCTTCAAGGCGCAGGTCGCCGCCGCCAGCCCCGCCCTCGTACCTGTCCTCAACGCCTACCCAAAGGGCACCCTGCCTGTCACAGGCAGCACCCAGATCGCCGAGTTCGTCGGCTCCGGCCGTCAGCTCGATCACGAAGACTCCGCCATCCTGCGCCTCGATCAGCACTTTTCCCAGCGCAACTCGGCCTTCCTCCGCTTCAGCTTCGACGCCGCCGTCAGCGACGCCCCGCTCTCTGAAGGCGGCAGCTACCTCAACGACCGCCAGCAGATCTCCTCGCGTCCCGTCAACGGCGAGCTCGAGTTCCTGCACATCTTCTCTCCTACTCTCATCAACGAAACCCGCTTCGGATTCAACCGCGGCAACGTCTACACCACCAATCAGAGTGCTCTCAACCTCGCCACCGCAGTCGCCGTCTCCGGCTTCACCACCCTCGCCAACAACGAGTACAAGGTTGGCGTCGGCAACACCTTCTCCTACATCGACAACCTCACCCTCGTCCACAACACCCAGACTTTCAAGGTCGGCGTCGAGGTCCGCCGCATTCAACTCAACCAGGGCAACACCGCCAACGGCACGGCCACCTTCTCCTCCACCGCCAGCTTCCTCGCCAACTCCGTCAGCAGCGCGTCCTACGCCAACGCGCTCCCCACCAACGGTCTCCGCAAAACCGAGGTCTACAGCTACGCACAGGACGAGTGGAAGCTCCGCCCCAACCTCACCTTCAACCTTGGCGTCCGCTACACCTTCTTCAACCTCTTCCACGAGGTCTTCGGCAAAGCCGTTCCCTTTGACTTCGCCACCTGCGGCCCGCAGGGCTTCTGCGGCGCTGGCGCCAGCTTCGGCAACCCCAACACGCTCGACATCGATCCCCGCGTCTCCTTCACCTGGTCCCCCTTGGCTCTGCGCAACAACACCGTCCTGCGCGGCGGCTTCGGCCTCTACCACGGCGACGGCCAGCTCGACGACCAGAACCTCCCCACCAACAACGAGGTCGGCCAGTACTCCCTCAGCCTCAAATCGACACCCGCACTCGCCTTCCCCATCACTCCGTTCCTCAACGGCCCCGGCACCGTCAGCGCGCGCGACGACGACCGCACCCGCAAGGACTCCTACTTCACCGAGTGGGGGCTCTCCGTGCAACAGGCCCTGCCCAGCCACTTCGTCAACACGCTCTCCTACGTCGGCAGCAAGGGCACGTATCTCCTCACCACCTCCTACGTCAATCTCATCGACCCCGCCACCGGCCTCCGCCCCTACCCCGCCTTCGGACAGATCCAATGGCGCGGCAACATTAACAACAGCTCCTACCAGGCGCTCGTCGACGGCCTGCAACGTAACTTCACCCACGGCCTCCTCGTCCGCGCCAACTACACTTGGTCGCACGAGATCGACCAGGACGCAGCCGGCGGCGGCGACTCCGACTATCCGCAAAACCCCGCCTGCCTGCCCTGCGAGCGCGCCTCCGGAGACTTCGACGTCCGCCAGGTCTTCTCCGCCAACGTCGTCTACGATCTCCCCTTCGGCCCCGGACGCACCTACCTCAGCCCCAGCGCCTCCGCACCCTTCGGCCAGCGCGCTGCGGCCGCGGTCCTCGGCAACTGGACAATCTCCCCCATCGTCACCGACCGCACCGGCCTCCCCGTCAACGTCACCGAAGACCGCTCCAGCTCCTCCGTCGCCACCGGCTACACCACCAGCCAGCGCCCCAACATCGTCCCCGGCGTCTCGCTAACGCCTCCGGGCGGTCATCGCATCTCCGGCTGGATCAACCCTGCCGCCTTCACCCTCGTCACAGGATCGGGCTACGGCGACGCCCCTCGCAACATCGCGCGCGGCCCGTCTCTCTGGCAGGCCGACCTCGCTCTCAGCAAGATCATCCCCCTCAAAGAGCTCGCGCAACTAGAGTTCCGCGGCGAATTCTTCAACCTCTTCAACCGCGCCCAGTACGGCCTGCCGCTCGCCGACGTCTCCACCAGCACCTTCGGCCAGATCATCGCCACCGTCAACACCGGCCCCGTCGGCACAGGCACCCCACGACAGGTCCAATTCGCCCTGCGCCTCCGCTTCTAA
- a CDS encoding serine hydrolase domain-containing protein — translation MPADTEAKVAAAAEKVLKETGVPSASVVIAVDGRVVYAKAFGMAKIAPAGSGEAVKAEASMAYPIGSISKQFTAQAALLLQQEGKLSLDDKVGKYFPELTRSNEVTLRNLMTMTSGYEDFAPQDYIIPAWRKPVKPIDNIHEWAEKPLDFEPGTDWQYSNTNYVLLGLIVEKVSGEPLYQFIREHVLTPLGLEGVFNTYTERQRLQVDGYVSYAMAPVRLQPLEGTGWYFGDGDLAMPAATLVKWDLGIINHSLLSAESYKEFETPYVLKSGRDSHYGLGIFIRRVDGRLEFEHSGEVGGYVSENVVYPDDKAAVVVLTNEVASGAASEIAAAIAPLILPPAKAPEVSGPTEVVAAFAPKLKGIMTGLQTQQIDRGLFTSDCNDYFGKDALADFASTLGPLGTVTTVAPMRNALRGGMTFGLYKVTFSGGESVLVTVYLEPDGKIEQLLVVGKA, via the coding sequence TTGCCTGCCGATACGGAGGCGAAGGTGGCCGCGGCGGCGGAGAAGGTGCTGAAGGAGACGGGCGTGCCTTCGGCTTCGGTGGTGATTGCGGTGGATGGGAGGGTGGTCTACGCGAAGGCGTTTGGGATGGCGAAGATTGCACCTGCTGGTTCCGGAGAGGCGGTGAAGGCGGAGGCTTCGATGGCGTATCCAATCGGGTCGATCTCGAAGCAGTTTACGGCGCAGGCGGCGCTGCTGTTGCAGCAGGAGGGGAAGCTGTCGCTGGATGACAAGGTGGGGAAGTATTTTCCGGAGCTGACGCGGTCGAATGAGGTGACGCTGCGGAACCTGATGACGATGACCAGCGGCTACGAGGACTTTGCGCCGCAGGATTACATCATCCCAGCGTGGCGGAAGCCGGTGAAGCCGATCGACAATATTCATGAGTGGGCGGAGAAGCCGCTGGACTTTGAGCCGGGGACGGACTGGCAGTACTCGAATACGAACTATGTGCTGCTGGGGCTGATTGTGGAGAAGGTGAGTGGGGAGCCGCTGTACCAGTTTATCCGCGAGCATGTGCTGACGCCGCTGGGGCTGGAGGGCGTGTTCAACACGTATACCGAGCGGCAGAGGCTGCAGGTGGATGGCTACGTGTCGTATGCGATGGCGCCGGTGCGCTTGCAGCCGCTGGAGGGCACGGGATGGTACTTCGGCGATGGGGATTTGGCGATGCCGGCGGCTACGCTGGTGAAGTGGGACCTGGGGATCATCAATCACTCCTTATTGAGTGCCGAGAGCTATAAGGAGTTTGAGACGCCGTATGTGCTGAAGAGTGGGCGTGACTCGCACTATGGGCTGGGGATCTTTATCCGGCGGGTGGATGGGCGGCTGGAGTTTGAGCACTCGGGCGAGGTGGGTGGGTATGTGAGCGAGAATGTCGTTTACCCGGACGACAAGGCAGCGGTGGTGGTGCTGACGAACGAGGTTGCGAGTGGCGCGGCGAGCGAGATTGCTGCCGCGATTGCTCCGCTGATTCTGCCGCCGGCGAAGGCCCCGGAGGTGAGCGGGCCGACAGAGGTGGTTGCGGCGTTCGCGCCGAAGCTGAAGGGGATTATGACCGGGCTGCAGACGCAGCAGATCGACCGCGGGCTGTTTACATCGGACTGCAATGACTACTTCGGGAAGGATGCGCTGGCGGATTTCGCGTCGACGCTGGGGCCGCTGGGGACCGTGACGACGGTGGCTCCGATGCGGAATGCGCTGCGCGGCGGGATGACGTTCGGGCTGTACAAGGTGACGTTCTCCGGCGGTGAGAGCGTGCTGGTGACGGTGTACCTGGAGCCGGATGGGAAGATCGAACAACTGCTGGTGGTAGGGAAGGCGTAA
- a CDS encoding BlaI/MecI/CopY family transcriptional regulator: MAKREKSGLTKLELQLMQVIWRRGASTVSEVQEGLKQELAYTTVQTMLNILERKGKLRRQLEGRAYVYSAAVSEEKASSHAVRDLIDRMFGGSSEELVMSLIKSKQIDAKTVAELTKRVADEEEA; this comes from the coding sequence ATGGCAAAACGTGAGAAGAGCGGGTTGACGAAGCTGGAGCTGCAGTTGATGCAGGTGATCTGGCGGCGTGGGGCGAGCACGGTGAGCGAGGTGCAGGAGGGGCTGAAGCAGGAACTGGCGTATACGACCGTACAGACGATGCTGAACATCCTGGAGCGGAAAGGGAAGCTGAGGCGGCAGCTGGAGGGGCGGGCGTATGTGTACAGCGCGGCGGTGAGCGAGGAGAAGGCGTCGAGCCATGCGGTGCGGGACCTGATTGACCGGATGTTTGGGGGGTCCAGTGAGGAGCTCGTGATGAGCCTGATCAAGAGTAAACAGATTGATGCGAAGACAGTGGCAGAGCTGACGAAGCGGGTGGCGGATGAGGAGGAAGCATGA